The following proteins come from a genomic window of Bernardetia sp. MNP-M8:
- a CDS encoding OmpH family outer membrane protein: MNKNSIITVLLSVVLSIISCFIIVLWKAPKKQAYIENYKVYESFKAKKELEAQLLNLKSANKMRLDSIRLLVKDEQTELYYRQQALRIEQEEEEAALKYNTQIWNQLNSYVQEYGKANSYDFIQGATGSGSMMYAREDLDITDEIIEYVNKKYEDQ; this comes from the coding sequence ATGAATAAAAACAGTATCATTACAGTTCTATTGAGTGTAGTTTTAAGTATTATTTCATGTTTTATAATTGTTTTATGGAAAGCTCCTAAAAAACAGGCTTACATAGAAAATTATAAAGTTTATGAGAGCTTTAAAGCAAAAAAAGAACTAGAAGCTCAGCTCTTGAATTTAAAATCAGCTAATAAGATGCGATTGGATTCCATTCGTTTATTAGTTAAAGACGAACAAACAGAGCTTTATTATAGACAACAAGCTCTTCGTATCGAACAAGAAGAAGAAGAGGCAGCTCTAAAATATAATACTCAAATATGGAATCAACTCAACTCTTATGTACAAGAATATGGTAAAGCAAATAGCTATGATTTTATTCAAGGTGCAACAGGGAGTGGTTCTATGATGTATGCTCGTGAAGATTTAGATATTACAGATGAAATTATTGAATACGTAAATAAAAAATATGAAGATCAATAA